In one Natator depressus isolate rNatDep1 chromosome 26, rNatDep2.hap1, whole genome shotgun sequence genomic region, the following are encoded:
- the CKAP2L gene encoding cytoskeleton-associated protein 2-like isoform X2, with amino-acid sequence MSKYKVVQPKKDVLSKVSKCIPKDHAPAVKNTRSAGHALQHRSSNAPGSQRPKTVPPNLLGKSTGPPANLLPNKSHCVQLNRMASSSTCHQLNQIQETGKSENPGTVTDQRAVMLTQTGKDPQCGEHHSVTENLQKMVDCDKVNLPSKTTLESSENRTESGLDIKVQSRTGLNKPERKIGLVHRHTLGTAPRNNVDLKDRVTACWTSKELIQNKLAKSPPGCKIMCPQRPSSKALGSVPPSQIFTVSRTWLSKKSGAEKQCLHPSFVRQNTVKLQAVERLGLGRQPTQKQYVKHSRTCKTPGALEVGRSKQQARAGQDLKLTRYPINSHVSKRPSVMELKAKSKPMSERPNSKTSGTANWQMNATKGKQCIKDLKKASQACNTKSKSTLPRNCTASTCMSRDQPSVGRLRNMRETPKRELLRVREVPGNQDPKTPAAENRKKQLEQWLASKGKSYKRPPMTLPAKKPTKTMMNLSFWDGMEEEEEEKRKQLCVSDKINSMLAECLELAEKGFPSEELFTTLSSVPEAEKFAKFWICKAKLLARNGTIDMTGLYKAAVCAGAAPIQELREVVVEFLKNTDNASQGVPADPSAEVSSLIVEDTAEQPGLQGPRTPCPSLREQAVATPQSSLRFLTSKPVSLVKLQVVPVPRIKGLSDMQDWKFLTPVRRSLRIEHAISRYPEMLKEHDTVVSSLDEIMAMEDVSQFVFRKNEALLEEEDLEL; translated from the exons GTTGTCCAGCCCAAGAAGGATGTTCTCTCAAAAGTGTCCAAATGCATACCGAAGGATCATGCACCTGCTGTCAAAAATACAAGAAGTGCAGGTCATGCTCTTCAGCACAGGTCCTCAAATGCCCCTGGGTCCCAGAGGCCAAAGACTGTACCTCCCAACCTTCTGGGAAAGAGTACAGGGCCACCTGCCAACCTTCTGCCAAACAAAAGCCATTGTGTGCAACTGAACAGAATGGCATCATCTTCTACCTGTCATCAGTTAAATCAAATACAGGAGACTGGGAAATCTGAAAATCCGGGGACAGTCACAGATCAAAGGGCTGTAATGTTGACCCAGACTGGAAAAGATCCCCAGTGTGGGGAGCACCACTCAGTAACTGAGAATTTGCAAAAAATGGTAGACTGTGATAAAGTAAACCTTCCTAGTAAAACCACTCTAGAATCTTCTGAGAACAGGACAGAGTCTGGGCTGGACATCAAAGTACAATCTAGGACTGGTTTAAACAAGCCAGAGAGGAAAATAGGTTTGGTTCACAGACATACCTTGGGCACAGCTCCAAGGAACAATGTGGATCTGAAAGACCGAGTTACTGCCTGTTGGACCAGTAAGGAACTAATTCAGAATAAACTAGCAAAATCTCCACCTGGCTGTAAAATCATGTGTCCTCAAAGACCAAGCAGCAAAGCCCTGGGGTCAGTGCCTCCTTCCCAGATATTTACTGTTTCTAGAACTTGGCTATCCAAGAAATCAGGTGCAGAAAAACAGTGTCTACATCCCAGTTTTGTGAGGCAAAACACAGTGAAATTACAGGCAGTTGAAAGGCTCGGTCTTGGAAGACAGCCCACACAAAAGCAATATGTGAAGCACTCAAGAACATGTAAAACTCCTGGTGCTCTGGAAGTTGGAAGGTCCAAACAACAGGCTAGAGCTGGACAAGATTTGAAACTGACAAGGTATCCCATAAATTCTCATGTTTCCAAGAGACCCTCTGTGATGGAACTGAAAGCAAAATCAAAACCCATGTCAGAGAGACCCAATTCAAAAACAAGTGGTACAGCCAACTGGCAAATGAATGCAACAAAAGGGAAGCAGTGCATTAAAGACTTGAAGAAAGCTTCTCAGGCTTGTAATACAAAATCCAAAAGCACTCTCCCCAGAAATTGTACTGCAAGCACATGCATGTCCAGAGACCAACCCAGTGTTGGCAGGCTTAGGAATATGAGAGAAACACCCAAGCGAGAGCTGTTAAGGGTAAGAGAGGTTCCGGGTAATCAGGATCCCAAGACCCCAGCTGCTGAGAATCGCAA GAAGCAACTGGAGCAGTGGCTGGCATCCAAAGGGAAATCGTATAAACGTCCACCCATGACACTGCCTGCTAAAAAGCCAACCAAGACGATGATGAACCTGTCCTTCTGGGAtggcatggaggaggaggaggaggagaagagaaagcaGCTCTGCGTGTCGGACAAGATCAACAGCATGTTGGCAGAGTGTCTGGAACTCGCTGAGAAG GGTTTTCCTTCAGAGGAGCTCTTCACCACACTGTCCAGTGTTCCAGAGGCAGAGAAGTTTGCAAAGTTCTGGATATGCAAGGCAAAGCTGCTGGCTCGTAATGGCACCATTGACATGACTGGGTTGTATAAAGCAGCGGTTTGTGCTGGTGCTGCG cCAATCCAGGAGCTGAGAGAAGTTGTTGTTGAGTTTTTGAAAAATACAGACAACGCATCCCAAG GGGTCCCTGCAGACCCTTCTGCTGAAGTCAGCTCTCTCATAGTGGAGGATACAGCTGAACAGCCAGGGCTTCAGGGGCCCAGAACTCCTTGCCCTAGCTTGAGAGAGCAGGCTGTGGCAACTCCACAATCCAGTTTAAGGTTCTTGACTAGCAAGCCAGTCTCCTTGGTCAAGTTACAAGTTGTCCCAGTGCCCAG AATAAAGGGACTGTCTGATATGCAAGACTGGAAATTCTTAACCCCAGTGCGGCGTTCTCTGCGGATAGAGCATGCCATATCCCGCTACCCAGAGATGCTGAAGGAACATGACACTGTAGTGTCTTCCCTTGATGAAATAATGGCCATGGAGGATGTGAGCCAGTTCGTGTTTCGTAAAAATGAGGCCCTGCTGGAAGAGGAGGACCTGGAGCTTTAG
- the CKAP2L gene encoding cytoskeleton-associated protein 2-like isoform X1, translated as MGRARATAAQEERQNKLQEYLAAKGKLKCPNTKPYLKDRTNQPNPQLPPLSKSGPVVQPKKDVLSKVSKCIPKDHAPAVKNTRSAGHALQHRSSNAPGSQRPKTVPPNLLGKSTGPPANLLPNKSHCVQLNRMASSSTCHQLNQIQETGKSENPGTVTDQRAVMLTQTGKDPQCGEHHSVTENLQKMVDCDKVNLPSKTTLESSENRTESGLDIKVQSRTGLNKPERKIGLVHRHTLGTAPRNNVDLKDRVTACWTSKELIQNKLAKSPPGCKIMCPQRPSSKALGSVPPSQIFTVSRTWLSKKSGAEKQCLHPSFVRQNTVKLQAVERLGLGRQPTQKQYVKHSRTCKTPGALEVGRSKQQARAGQDLKLTRYPINSHVSKRPSVMELKAKSKPMSERPNSKTSGTANWQMNATKGKQCIKDLKKASQACNTKSKSTLPRNCTASTCMSRDQPSVGRLRNMRETPKRELLRVREVPGNQDPKTPAAENRKKQLEQWLASKGKSYKRPPMTLPAKKPTKTMMNLSFWDGMEEEEEEKRKQLCVSDKINSMLAECLELAEKGFPSEELFTTLSSVPEAEKFAKFWICKAKLLARNGTIDMTGLYKAAVCAGAAPIQELREVVVEFLKNTDNASQGVPADPSAEVSSLIVEDTAEQPGLQGPRTPCPSLREQAVATPQSSLRFLTSKPVSLVKLQVVPVPRIKGLSDMQDWKFLTPVRRSLRIEHAISRYPEMLKEHDTVVSSLDEIMAMEDVSQFVFRKNEALLEEEDLEL; from the exons ACCCTATTTAAAGGACCGGACCAATCAGCCAAATCCACAGTTACCACCACTTTCTAAATCAGGGCCT GTTGTCCAGCCCAAGAAGGATGTTCTCTCAAAAGTGTCCAAATGCATACCGAAGGATCATGCACCTGCTGTCAAAAATACAAGAAGTGCAGGTCATGCTCTTCAGCACAGGTCCTCAAATGCCCCTGGGTCCCAGAGGCCAAAGACTGTACCTCCCAACCTTCTGGGAAAGAGTACAGGGCCACCTGCCAACCTTCTGCCAAACAAAAGCCATTGTGTGCAACTGAACAGAATGGCATCATCTTCTACCTGTCATCAGTTAAATCAAATACAGGAGACTGGGAAATCTGAAAATCCGGGGACAGTCACAGATCAAAGGGCTGTAATGTTGACCCAGACTGGAAAAGATCCCCAGTGTGGGGAGCACCACTCAGTAACTGAGAATTTGCAAAAAATGGTAGACTGTGATAAAGTAAACCTTCCTAGTAAAACCACTCTAGAATCTTCTGAGAACAGGACAGAGTCTGGGCTGGACATCAAAGTACAATCTAGGACTGGTTTAAACAAGCCAGAGAGGAAAATAGGTTTGGTTCACAGACATACCTTGGGCACAGCTCCAAGGAACAATGTGGATCTGAAAGACCGAGTTACTGCCTGTTGGACCAGTAAGGAACTAATTCAGAATAAACTAGCAAAATCTCCACCTGGCTGTAAAATCATGTGTCCTCAAAGACCAAGCAGCAAAGCCCTGGGGTCAGTGCCTCCTTCCCAGATATTTACTGTTTCTAGAACTTGGCTATCCAAGAAATCAGGTGCAGAAAAACAGTGTCTACATCCCAGTTTTGTGAGGCAAAACACAGTGAAATTACAGGCAGTTGAAAGGCTCGGTCTTGGAAGACAGCCCACACAAAAGCAATATGTGAAGCACTCAAGAACATGTAAAACTCCTGGTGCTCTGGAAGTTGGAAGGTCCAAACAACAGGCTAGAGCTGGACAAGATTTGAAACTGACAAGGTATCCCATAAATTCTCATGTTTCCAAGAGACCCTCTGTGATGGAACTGAAAGCAAAATCAAAACCCATGTCAGAGAGACCCAATTCAAAAACAAGTGGTACAGCCAACTGGCAAATGAATGCAACAAAAGGGAAGCAGTGCATTAAAGACTTGAAGAAAGCTTCTCAGGCTTGTAATACAAAATCCAAAAGCACTCTCCCCAGAAATTGTACTGCAAGCACATGCATGTCCAGAGACCAACCCAGTGTTGGCAGGCTTAGGAATATGAGAGAAACACCCAAGCGAGAGCTGTTAAGGGTAAGAGAGGTTCCGGGTAATCAGGATCCCAAGACCCCAGCTGCTGAGAATCGCAA GAAGCAACTGGAGCAGTGGCTGGCATCCAAAGGGAAATCGTATAAACGTCCACCCATGACACTGCCTGCTAAAAAGCCAACCAAGACGATGATGAACCTGTCCTTCTGGGAtggcatggaggaggaggaggaggagaagagaaagcaGCTCTGCGTGTCGGACAAGATCAACAGCATGTTGGCAGAGTGTCTGGAACTCGCTGAGAAG GGTTTTCCTTCAGAGGAGCTCTTCACCACACTGTCCAGTGTTCCAGAGGCAGAGAAGTTTGCAAAGTTCTGGATATGCAAGGCAAAGCTGCTGGCTCGTAATGGCACCATTGACATGACTGGGTTGTATAAAGCAGCGGTTTGTGCTGGTGCTGCG cCAATCCAGGAGCTGAGAGAAGTTGTTGTTGAGTTTTTGAAAAATACAGACAACGCATCCCAAG GGGTCCCTGCAGACCCTTCTGCTGAAGTCAGCTCTCTCATAGTGGAGGATACAGCTGAACAGCCAGGGCTTCAGGGGCCCAGAACTCCTTGCCCTAGCTTGAGAGAGCAGGCTGTGGCAACTCCACAATCCAGTTTAAGGTTCTTGACTAGCAAGCCAGTCTCCTTGGTCAAGTTACAAGTTGTCCCAGTGCCCAG AATAAAGGGACTGTCTGATATGCAAGACTGGAAATTCTTAACCCCAGTGCGGCGTTCTCTGCGGATAGAGCATGCCATATCCCGCTACCCAGAGATGCTGAAGGAACATGACACTGTAGTGTCTTCCCTTGATGAAATAATGGCCATGGAGGATGTGAGCCAGTTCGTGTTTCGTAAAAATGAGGCCCTGCTGGAAGAGGAGGACCTGGAGCTTTAG